The sequence ATTTGCGGACAGACGAGtgagggtcccggggtagaataggccttcagaaggcgactatgcttgtcgtaagaggcgactaacgggattgggtggtcaggctcgctgacttggttgaaacatgtcattggttcccaattgtgcagatcgatgctcatgttgttggtcattggattgactggtccagtctcgattgtttacagaccgccgccatatagcgggaatatatcactcactcacatttgcGGACGCCATCGCTACAGAGGCTCATCGGGGCTACGCTAGTTGGCATTTTCTTTAGGATTTCGCTACTAGGTTAAAATTCATAATATTTGGAGATAATTCACAATGCCTCGTTGAATATGTAAAATACTGTCATTAGTGAGTGAGACTTTGTTAATCATTTCAGATGCATTGTGATTTCAGTTGTTGAGTTTTCGATTGAAAAGTTTCGAAGtatatgtttttatgaaaaACTAATTTGTTTAAATGACACTTTTTATTGAGTTTTTATTTTGGAAATACATTCAGATAGACTTCGTATGATTTCATCGAGGAATACGCATGAACTAGATTTTCTGTCTGGACACAGGTCGTTTTTCGGCAATTTCGCTTGAATTAATGTGGGCGagcaataaacaaaatattaaagTCCCTTCCGTGTGATAACATATGATTCATGGATGACAAAAATTGACAGGTGTCGTTAAACAACTTTGGGTGCGGAGAGTCCTTCGATAGGGGAACGTGTGTGGCTCCTGAGAGTTTCAATTAATATGAATTAGGATACAAGAAATAAACCATCAATGTATATGACGTTTTTCTATGCGAACCAACGGAGAGTACATGGTacagtctaatggttaaagcgttggttcctcacacagaagacccggttcgaatccccatatggctacaatgtgtaaagcccatttctggtgtccctgccctgatattgctggaatattgctaaacccaCTCAACCTCGCTCACTCACGATGGAAAGAACATCTTACTTGTCACGTGCAATAGGCTACTATGTGTCtaccaattcagcgagcctgatcgcCGGATCCCGTGAGTTGCCTCAAACGACAAGCGGCTGGTGGGGcagctttgtggttaaagggttcactCGACttgccgaaaacccgggttctattctccacatgggcacagtgtgtaaaccctatttctggtgtatcccgccttgatatagctggaataatgaaaaatgcgacgtaaaacaaaccTCATtaactcttacgacaaacatggtttgATGAAGATCACTTCCGGTCCAGATCTTCACACATCTTCTTGTGTGTAATTCGGGTCTCTTTGCTTCGGTAGCCTCCGCACCTTCAAGAAAACAGAACTGAACAGtcattgatttcattgttcACATTATAACCTTTCTTTCTTGTGACAATCTTAATGTTGCTCAATTATTATTATTCGAATAAAGACAGaggcacacacacaaacacacacacacacacacgcacacgcacacacacacacacaaacacaatgtgttgtagatagatgtattttaattatcggtagtataaattagcaactggtattgttagtggctgtatcctcaaaggtgGTTAAaaatcgtaaaattattgtcctcctgagagggtacgtacgtcCCAAAACTTTTCtcagtttaatttttgcttactcgattttaaacgtagtatatttgttcttttaaaaatttggctaaacCTTCGCACAAACGCCAGTggctgaaaggatggtgtaaatccagctagggtccatgcaggtagcaaaggtactgtaagtccccatggaccctggtatggtgatcttcctttagttgttggcggtctatagcctgttttgatattgtatcgtcctctagaGTTAActtttttagatttaattactagttctACATGTCTgcctgtgatagtctagttgttttactgtccttcgttgacagatttttaacattATGCATATTATCattggttctcgtcacgatatggctgctatattgccgatgtgacgttaaacattaactcactcactcactcactcactcactcactcacacacaaacacacgtgtAGTTATACTCCAATAAGACGCATGAAATGATGGGATATCATATCTTTCATATTTACAGGGTTTACCGGGTTCAAACATATTGCATCTGTCCATGATTTTGCATCAACAAAACCAGCACGTTTTAACAATGACTTCGTTCCCTGAAGACAACAGACGTTTTTTCGTTACAGGAGGGGCGGGGAGTTGGGTGTGGATTTGAAACAGAATGTGTTTTTTTGTCAATAATGGTGAGCGTCTCAAACCATGGAGTATATAAAACTAACTTTTTATCTATTatgtagtaaataaacaaccattatcatcctgtttcagatCTACGGCTGGGTGTCGCTCTTGTTCGTCATGGTAGCCATCTTTTCTTTCTGCGCTGCAACTCATCCAGTCTTCCAAGTTTCGCCCAGTGGCACCAACGGCACCAACGGCACGTCGGGAAACGCATCAGAGACAGATCCTTCAGATTTAGAACGGTTCGAAGAAGAAACCGAACGGCATCCTGTTCTCTTCTACATCGACATTGTGTGTCTGACATTCTTCACAGTCGAATACATCTTACGTTTTATCTGCGCTCCGAAAAAGCTGAAGTTCCTACTGGCTCCACTCTCCATCATCGACCTCCTGGCCATACTCCCAGATTACATCGAGTTCATTGTATATGCAGCCAGCCCGGACTCCGTTGGAGAAACGACATTTATAAACTTCATGCCTCTCCTTCGGCTTATGCGTGCGTTCCGAATCTTTCGACTGATTCGACACGTTCCTGGCTTGTGGATAATGTTTTACACGCTGAAGGCGAGCTACAAGGACCTGTCGCTAATGCTTGTGTTCCTACTGGTTGGGATGCTGCTGTTTTCATCCCTAATTTACTTCGCGGAAGATAAAGAGGTTTTCACCAGTATCCCACACGGATTTTGGTGGTCGGTTGTTACCATGACGACGGTGGGATATGGTGATATGTACCCCTCGAGTACCTTGGGGTATTTTGTTGGGTCGTTGACAGCAGTTTGTGGTGTTCTTCTGATTGGTTTTACGATTCCTGCTCTTGTTAACAATTTTTCTCTTTATTATCAACACGTTCAGTTTGCCATTCAAAAAGAAAGACTTCTGAAAGAACAGAGGAAGAACGATGAAGGGACGAGTGATCATAAACCGTTATCAAATAATAACAGCCATTACAAAGACCCGGATGTGTTTCAGGAACATTTGCCATTGTACAGGAAAATTGGAAATGGTTCGAAGTGCCCCAGCAAGTAACAATTAGCTTATACCATATACTGAACAGGACAAATCTCATAAGAGTAAGCGTATATGTCTATGTTCTCTATTTaaacacttgacaaaaagccagagttgcgtttaTTTTGcaattcagtatatatatatatatatatatatatatatatatatatatatatatatatatatatatatatatatatatatatatatatatatatatatttacagagagagagagagagagagagagaactcCAAGAGTTTCAAGGATGTTTGATGTTGGAGATCGTGTTGCAATTAAAATATTAGGACACAAGTCCAAGAAATAAAATTTTGATCGTTCATCGAGAGAAACAGTCGTCTTAAGTGTTTATCAAGTCGTCCAAGACCTTGAACTGTGAACTGTGACGCGTGATTGTATTTCGATTGTAATCAGTCTTGTCCGTGTCTTCGTCGAGGAAACGTCTTGTGTTTGCATATCTGTGTTGAGTGTTATGTGGGCCTGAAGACCTTACAACACATTGAACCTATATGGAAAACAGAACctgggtcctcggcgtgacgagcggacgcttttaaccactaggctgcatATACCACACGGTCCGTTTAATGACCAGATCATAAATCACAGTGACAATTTCAAACTAACGATTAACGGTTTAGTGTACGCTCTTCTTCCCGTTCTTCTGGCAGTAACAAGGAAATAATATGAGACTAGATTAATTCAGGTGTTTTCATGACTAATACAAGCACAATTTTCCAGAACCCTAATCACTTGTAAACCAAACATCAGTGTTGTAATCTGACTGGTTGCAAAACATGATCGAATGGTATTCGATTGCCGGAAATTGCAAGATTATACGCTAAGTATTGAAATTGTTTTCTTACGTTGTCAGCAGAGGTAACGTCATTAagtcatattgtgacgtcattaagTCATATTGTGACGTTACGTCGGAACgatgtcacaaatgagcagttcTAGATCAATCCTACCCTGGGATTGAGCGAGTTTAGCttcacgctgcactcagcaatatttaagctagatggcggcggtctgtaaatacaatctagtgatcaacagcatgagcgtcgatcagcgcaactgggaaccgatgacatgtgtaaaccaagtcagcgacccctttagtcgccttttggcaagcatgggttgctgaaggcttgttATACGCCGGACCTTCACCAGTCCCTACCCTGGGTatcagctgaaacggccagctgatgacacttcactgttgCACCCTTTTTCGATGTAAATGAACACAGGCAGTAAAATCCCTGTGGGccttttggtttacttttgtgtttacaacatCGACCATGTCGATGTATTGCCCtctttccgggtgttattgagtgtTTGAAGCagaggaatatttcatttgaaacctctggcTGACCTCGTCGACACAACTCTCCTAcccagggcccagattttcgaagctcccttagcgctaagatagtcgtaagtgccatacattaacattaacctacgactaccttagcgctaagagagcttcgaaaatcaagaCCCAGCATAGTACCTCTTCCATAGGCCATTCAATATAATGCACAATTTTCTTAACTCTTATTCTagatgagtctacacatctaataAAACATCAGTGTTAAAATGGTTTAGTTTCACggagaaaatattttaaaacgtGTAACACTATTTCTATTTGCGTAGGGATcatttgtttacatgggttgtgcggctccacgtgctgtcatcgaagccTTATGGCGAGCAAACAATGCAGgcggtttgaaatataaatatgtattcaaATGGTTCGAATGTGTCGTCATCTAAATGTAATAAAGCTAATTGCGGCGTTCGAAAACATTCGCTGTTGTCTGTGCGTGCTCATGATTCCAGCTTCAGGCACGCTGAAGgcgtgggttcgattcccgatatttctggtatcctccgccgtgatgtagctgaaatattgctaaagcggcttaaaaccttattcactcacttcactcactTTGTGGTGTCATATTTATTGAAGCGTCCGTAAAATAATATGAATTGATCTTTTGTGCACGAGAAAAGGCAAAGCGACTTTAAGGATATGGTGGCGTTAAACAAGTGTGAGCGCGCACGcgtgtatgtgtatctgtgtgtctgtgtctgtattTGAGATATTTTCCTGACTGAAAGACTTGACAAAGCCAAATATCACCACCTCGCCACTAATGTTAAGTTAcattcaaataataataattgacaAAAAATAAGATTGTCACAAGAAAGAAAGGATATACTTTTTAACAATGCTATCAACGGCTGTTCAGTTTAGATTACCTGTAAGTATGTAGGCCATCGAACCAAAGAGACCAGAATTACACACaatgagacctgtgaagatctggaccagaattgatcttcatcaacccatgcttgtcgtaagagttgaatgaggtttgttttacgccgcttttagcactattccagcaatatcaaatagggatacaccagaaataggctttaaacactgtatccatgtataCAGAATATATTGAATCCGGGCTTTCAGCGtggcgagtgaacgctttaaacactaggctacccaaccagcCGCTTGTCGTTTGAGGCGACTCAcgggatcaggctcgctgaattggttgacacatgccattgtatcccaaatgcaCATGActtccttatttacagactgccaccatacaaaCGAAATATTGGTGTTTAGTGTAAAattgcgttaaacaacaaacacaatgaaGTAACTGGTTTGTGATTAAATAGCTAACGGTATCAAAGCACTGGCCAATTCTGGTATTTAGACATAATGTGTATCTTACAAATACGCGTTTATAACCGGATTGGCTAATTTCGGGTGAGTCAATCTCAACTTGCGCATCATTAAAATGTAGTCTTTAGGTTCAAGGTCAGAGCCTAAGAGTACTCAGTTCATCCTCTGGTTGTTCAACTAGGAGATAATTTCACGTATCAGTTACATTAAATGAGACATGATAAGTGTTGAGTttcctctgtctgtctgtctgtctcattcactcactcactcaaacaaaatCTAAATCACCTCTATGATAATCAAATTGCTGCTCTGTTAGTCTGAACGAGTTACAGCCAAATGTAACGCCAAATCGACAATGTCTCAGTCATATTGTCACAAGTACATTGTTCAGAAAAACGGTTGTCAGACTATGGAATTGAATGTGCTGTAAAACCATATTTGCCTTATATAAATGGACAAGGTGTATATAACAAACGTCAGGTTAAACAAGGACAGAGTTCCTTCCGTTCCCCTACATTCTTTCTTCCACAGATTAACAGAGCTAAAATTCAATGATTCACCCAATATATGGTACTTAATTTTGGGGCTTTTATTCATTTTTGTGAGTTCTCTAGTAATGTTTGTTTTAGGTTTTGTTAATGTTTCTAGTGCGTATcaatttgtaaatattattaGGGATGTGGGAACGGGACGAACTCTAaccaaagaaaatatatttttaaaaacacgACATGAATAACAATAATGTAATGATAGGTGTGTTTTCCTGTCTCTTACCAAATATTGGCTGGTGTCTTCTGAAAGCAGTTACTCGCATGCCAGCAAGAAAGCACGTGCAGCACGAGATGAGGCTCATGATCACGAGCTGCACGTTCACGGGTGATCAGATCAGCACAAGCTGCAGACAGCTGTACACGATTTTACAGACGCACCTCTTATTTCACAAAGGCCGATGCTGGTGTACCAGGTTCGATCGGTTGCCGTAGTTGTGAAACagatcaaaatgaaatatcagaTATTTGGTATTATGTGTAAGAGATCTCATCAAAAAACATCGATCGTTACTATTGCTGGTCTAGTTATTGGCAACGCACTTATTAAAACTAACAACCTTAGTGAAACCTGACGAGCGCGTGACATGGTGACATTTGCTCATCTGTGGCGGGACGTATTGTTTcgatatttgaaaatatactaCATTTGTTTTAACATTAAATAGTAATGTAAACCTagcgatttaaaaaaaaagaaaaaaagaggaAACATTGGCAGCGATATGTTATGAAATGTTTAGAGAAAGGTTTATACCAACTGATAATGACTAActtcacatttcaaacatacatgtacatacattcaGTACTGTTCTGTTGCCCATTCTTGTCTGTGATTTTTTATGCATTTTACTTAcgcttcttttctttttcttttccttatgtaaatgtttttgaaactcTCCAGGTGAGAGATAGAAAGTGCTTGGCCAGACCGCATGGTTTTATCGGGTTTCAGTTTGGGATCCATTTCTTCCAAATGCATGTCCAAAAGGCGAAACTTATGGCTTGCATAGAGTAAGTAATGCATTCCAATGACCATACTTAT comes from Haliotis asinina isolate JCU_RB_2024 chromosome 13, JCU_Hal_asi_v2, whole genome shotgun sequence and encodes:
- the LOC137260085 gene encoding potassium voltage-gated channel protein Shaw-like — protein: MTDKRVDEERVDPNEICESSASGICVPKCRKVIFNVGGTKFQTLRKTLSECERTKLSDEQFLNVHYDEDECEFFFDKDPEMFRSVLNYARSGKLHLPARLCGPLIKEELEFWGLSEIDIEPCCWALYNNWTSTVNALEQLEKDRKQNVQHDLDDSASWYTKAKVKTWIFLTSHNSSIPAQIYGWVSLLFVMVAIFSFCAATHPVFQVSPSGTNGTNGTSGNASETDPSDLERFEEETERHPVLFYIDIVCLTFFTVEYILRFICAPKKLKFLLAPLSIIDLLAILPDYIEFIVYAASPDSVGETTFINFMPLLRLMRAFRIFRLIRHVPGLWIMFYTLKASYKDLSLMLVFLLVGMLLFSSLIYFAEDKEVFTSIPHGFWWSVVTMTTVGYGDMYPSSTLGYFVGSLTAVCGVLLIGFTIPALVNNFSLYYQHVQFAIQKERLLKEQRKNDEGTSDHKPLSNNNSHYKDPDVFQEHLPLYRKIGNGSKCPSK